A single region of the Thermoleophilum album genome encodes:
- a CDS encoding acyl-CoA dehydrogenase family protein, translating to MLEGNGERRPVPPFEDRHEQLRARVREFVERELAPHADAWERERFFPNSVFRRMGELGLLGLKYPHEYGGAGGDWVDEAVLCEELARCGSGGVAAGIGAHIGIATPPVWKFGSEEQKRRYLAPAIRGEKIAALAITEPDAGSDVAAIRTTATRTQSGWVLRGAKTYITNGVRADYFVLAARTRPEGGHQGLSFFIVDSDLPGVSRRPLAKLGWHASDTAEIALDDVELPADALLGEEHRGFYLIMANFQWERLLMALGAIGSMRVLVERVVERAKSRPVGGRPLVARQAIRHRIAEMATLLHAGEALTYHALRLFAAGTDAVREVTEAKLFTQRAAVRVADACLQIYGGAGYTGADGIERALRDLRLGPIGGGTDEIMREIVGRSLGL from the coding sequence GTGCTCGAAGGGAACGGCGAGCGCCGACCGGTCCCGCCTTTCGAGGACCGGCACGAACAGCTGCGGGCGCGGGTGCGCGAGTTCGTCGAGCGCGAACTCGCGCCCCACGCCGACGCTTGGGAGCGCGAACGGTTCTTCCCTAACTCGGTCTTTCGGCGGATGGGCGAGCTCGGGCTGCTCGGGCTCAAGTACCCGCACGAATACGGCGGCGCCGGCGGCGACTGGGTCGACGAGGCCGTCCTCTGCGAGGAGCTGGCGCGCTGCGGCTCGGGAGGAGTGGCGGCCGGTATCGGCGCGCACATCGGCATCGCCACGCCGCCGGTGTGGAAGTTCGGCAGCGAGGAGCAAAAGCGCCGCTATCTGGCCCCTGCGATCCGTGGCGAGAAGATCGCCGCGCTCGCGATCACCGAGCCCGACGCGGGCTCAGACGTCGCCGCGATCCGCACCACGGCCACGCGCACCCAAAGCGGCTGGGTGTTGCGCGGCGCGAAGACCTACATCACCAACGGCGTACGCGCCGACTACTTCGTGCTCGCCGCCCGCACGCGCCCCGAGGGCGGGCACCAGGGACTTTCGTTTTTCATCGTCGACAGCGACCTTCCGGGCGTTTCGCGCCGGCCGCTTGCGAAGCTCGGCTGGCACGCCTCCGACACCGCCGAGATCGCGCTCGACGACGTCGAGCTACCGGCCGACGCGCTGCTCGGGGAAGAGCACCGCGGCTTCTACTTGATCATGGCCAACTTCCAGTGGGAGCGGCTGCTGATGGCGCTGGGCGCGATCGGTTCGATGCGCGTTCTGGTCGAACGCGTGGTCGAGCGCGCGAAGTCGCGGCCGGTTGGCGGGCGCCCGCTTGTAGCTCGGCAAGCGATCCGTCACCGCATCGCTGAGATGGCGACGCTGCTTCACGCGGGCGAGGCGCTTACGTACCACGCGCTGCGCCTGTTCGCCGCGGGCACCGACGCGGTGCGCGAGGTCACCGAGGCGAAGCTGTTCACGCAACGCGCCGCTGTCCGTGTCGCCGACGCCTGCTTGCAGATCTACGGCGGCGCCGGCTACACCGGCGCCGACGGCATCGAACGGGCTCTGCGCGATCTTCGTCTCGGTCCGATCGGCGGTGGCACCGACGAGATCATGCGCGAGATCGTCGGGCGGTCGCTGGGGCTGTAG
- a CDS encoding SDR family NAD(P)-dependent oxidoreductase, with protein MGVLDGKAAIVTGSARGIGRATAELLAEHGAKVLINDLDADVAQQAASEIQGETTVFAGDLTKEGVPDQLVKKAVDEFGRLDIIVNNAGYTWDGVLHKMSDEQFQAMLDIHTVVPFRIIRAAAPYMRDVAKQELAEGKEVFRKIVNVSSTSGMMGNAGQANYSAAKLGVVGLTKTLAKEWGQFKINVNAVAFGFVETRLTAAKEQGEKLEIEGKEIELGIPEQMRQMARMLIPLGRPATPEEAAGVIFFLCSPWSNYVHGQVINCTGGMFGGMYF; from the coding sequence ATGGGAGTCCTCGACGGCAAGGCAGCAATCGTCACCGGTTCGGCGCGCGGTATCGGTCGTGCGACGGCAGAGCTGCTCGCCGAGCACGGCGCCAAGGTCCTGATCAACGACCTCGACGCCGACGTCGCGCAGCAGGCAGCGTCCGAGATCCAGGGCGAGACCACTGTCTTCGCCGGCGACCTGACCAAGGAGGGTGTGCCGGATCAGCTCGTCAAGAAGGCCGTCGACGAGTTCGGCCGTCTCGACATCATCGTCAACAACGCCGGTTACACCTGGGACGGCGTGCTCCACAAGATGTCGGACGAGCAGTTCCAGGCGATGCTCGACATCCACACGGTGGTGCCCTTCCGAATCATCCGCGCTGCGGCGCCCTACATGCGCGACGTAGCGAAGCAGGAGCTCGCGGAGGGCAAGGAGGTCTTCCGCAAGATCGTCAACGTCAGCTCCACCTCGGGAATGATGGGCAACGCCGGCCAGGCCAATTACTCGGCGGCCAAGCTGGGCGTTGTCGGCCTCACCAAGACGCTCGCGAAGGAGTGGGGCCAGTTCAAGATCAACGTCAACGCTGTCGCCTTCGGCTTTGTCGAGACGCGCCTCACCGCAGCGAAGGAGCAGGGCGAGAAGCTCGAGATCGAGGGCAAGGAGATCGAGCTCGGCATCCCCGAGCAGATGCGCCAGATGGCGCGAATGCTCATCCCGCTCGGCCGCCCGGCGACGCCCGAGGAGGCCGCAGGTGTGATCTTCTTCCTCTGCTCGCCGTGGTCGAACTACGTGCACGGGCAGGTGATCAACTGCACCGGCGGCATGTTCGGCGGCATGTACTTCTGA
- a CDS encoding SDR family oxidoreductase: MPSELFREGLLEGRVAIVTGGGSGLGRAAALELARLGCKVAICGRRREPLDETAALAPAGSVEAHVCDVREEDQVAAFVDQVIERHGRIDFLLNNAGGQYLVPAEDITPKGFRTVVRLNVEGTWLMTHAVASKWMIPSGEGGKICNVTLSPHNGLPGMAHSSAARAAVENLTRVLSIEWARFNIRLTAIAAGHFATETLMTKYPEVVVRGVAKTVPLGRLGRPEEFAWLVAFLASPGGDYFSGAVLTLDGARDNWFGPYPPPGLADESGKPPAEERRSRS; this comes from the coding sequence GTGCCGTCGGAGCTGTTCAGGGAGGGGCTGCTCGAGGGTCGGGTCGCGATCGTCACGGGGGGCGGTAGCGGCCTCGGTCGCGCTGCCGCGCTCGAGCTTGCGCGCTTGGGTTGCAAGGTGGCGATCTGCGGGCGCCGTCGCGAACCGCTCGACGAGACGGCAGCGCTAGCCCCCGCCGGCAGCGTCGAGGCGCACGTGTGCGACGTGCGCGAGGAAGATCAGGTGGCGGCGTTCGTCGACCAAGTGATCGAGCGCCACGGCCGCATCGACTTCCTCCTCAACAACGCTGGCGGCCAGTACCTCGTGCCGGCGGAAGACATAACGCCGAAAGGGTTCCGCACCGTCGTGCGTCTGAACGTCGAAGGCACGTGGCTCATGACGCACGCCGTGGCCAGCAAGTGGATGATCCCGAGCGGCGAGGGCGGCAAGATCTGCAACGTCACCTTGTCGCCGCACAACGGCCTGCCGGGCATGGCGCACTCGTCGGCGGCCCGTGCCGCGGTCGAGAACCTTACGCGTGTTCTATCGATCGAGTGGGCGCGTTTCAACATCCGTTTGACGGCCATCGCCGCCGGGCACTTCGCGACCGAGACGCTGATGACGAAGTACCCCGAGGTCGTGGTGCGCGGCGTCGCGAAAACCGTCCCGCTCGGCAGGCTCGGGCGTCCCGAGGAGTTCGCTTGGCTGGTGGCGTTCCTGGCGTCGCCAGGCGGCGACTACTTCTCGGGAGCGGTGCTGACCCTCGACGGTGCGCGCGACAACTGGTTCGGCCCCTATCCGCCGCCAGGGCTTGCCGACGAGAGCGGCAAGCCTCCCGCCGAAGAGCGGCGCTCCCGGAGCTGA
- a CDS encoding N-acyl homoserine lactonase family protein, translating to MSVTAATPKLLAEPLAGGATGAVLELHPLVCGTLTAPRPFLVGEPGVRGRLRALGLLGAPRVTIPVMAWALRHPGAGWLLVDTGLHPSVAWAPRQNLGRVGAAVLRGVRLEKGWSAPERLRALGVEPDAVRAVVMTHLHLDHASALSEFDRATVVLDRREWQAAYEGKALRGYVRRQFDLAFDFRVVDFATQGRSHATFARTFDLFADGSVVLVSTPGHSAGHIAVLVRTTTGSKLLAGDAIYMRETLASGTLPAFCADEHLARRSLHELQVFARQYPDVEILPSHEPELLARYGTGAA from the coding sequence GTGAGCGTGACCGCCGCAACGCCCAAGCTTCTCGCCGAGCCGCTCGCTGGCGGGGCCACTGGGGCCGTGCTGGAACTGCACCCGCTGGTCTGCGGCACGCTCACCGCTCCGCGCCCGTTCCTGGTAGGCGAGCCCGGCGTGCGCGGACGCCTGCGCGCGCTCGGCTTGCTCGGCGCACCGCGCGTGACGATCCCGGTGATGGCCTGGGCGCTGCGCCACCCCGGCGCCGGTTGGCTGCTCGTCGACACCGGGCTGCACCCCTCGGTGGCGTGGGCGCCGCGCCAGAACCTCGGCCGCGTCGGGGCTGCCGTCTTGCGCGGCGTGCGCCTCGAGAAAGGTTGGTCGGCCCCCGAGCGGTTGCGGGCGTTGGGAGTCGAACCGGACGCGGTGCGAGCGGTCGTCATGACCCACCTCCACCTTGACCACGCGAGCGCACTCTCGGAGTTCGACCGCGCGACCGTCGTCCTCGACCGGCGCGAATGGCAAGCGGCGTACGAAGGCAAGGCGCTGCGCGGCTACGTGCGCCGGCAGTTCGACCTCGCGTTCGACTTTCGTGTCGTCGACTTCGCCACGCAAGGGCGGTCGCACGCGACGTTCGCGCGCACGTTCGACCTCTTCGCGGACGGCTCGGTGGTTCTGGTCTCGACCCCGGGCCACAGCGCCGGGCACATCGCGGTGCTGGTGCGCACCACCACCGGGAGCAAGCTCCTAGCGGGCGACGCGATCTATATGCGCGAGACGCTCGCGAGCGGCACTCTGCCGGCCTTCTGTGCCGACGAGCACCTCGCTCGGCGCTCGCTCCACGAGCTCCAGGTCTTCGCCCGCCAATACCCGGACGTCGAGATCCTGCCGAGCCACGAGCCCGAGCTGCTCGCCCGCTACGGAACCGGCGCCGCCTAG
- a CDS encoding lysophospholipid acyltransferase family protein, which produces MSREAAPKTKLKPQVYEDPRPAEHFARYHRRARERGPDWVYELCRFVLTPYIAGVYRARARGIANVPPWGPAIVAPNHFSFLDHFFIAVYLRRKVRFVAKSQLFKPPLDFILSHGGAFPIRRGVVDEEAFTTAHTVLSQGGLVVMYAEAGRSRTGELGRPRWGLGRLALESGVPVVPTAIVGTERARDWRRLRFPQVTIAFGEPLAFERVERPRRDQSQRASEIVFDRVRALHSELRAEHAVRS; this is translated from the coding sequence GTGAGTCGCGAGGCAGCTCCGAAGACCAAGCTCAAACCGCAGGTCTACGAAGACCCGCGGCCAGCCGAGCACTTCGCGCGCTACCACCGGCGAGCCCGGGAACGCGGGCCCGACTGGGTATACGAGCTCTGCCGGTTCGTGCTCACGCCCTACATCGCCGGCGTCTACCGCGCCCGCGCCCGCGGCATCGCCAACGTGCCCCCATGGGGGCCCGCGATCGTCGCGCCCAACCACTTTTCTTTCCTCGACCACTTTTTCATCGCCGTCTACCTGCGACGCAAAGTGCGCTTCGTCGCTAAGTCGCAATTGTTCAAGCCGCCGCTCGACTTCATCCTCTCCCACGGCGGCGCTTTTCCGATCCGGCGCGGGGTGGTCGACGAAGAGGCGTTCACCACCGCCCACACCGTCCTCAGCCAGGGCGGCCTCGTCGTGATGTACGCCGAGGCGGGGCGCTCGCGCACAGGCGAGCTCGGGCGGCCGCGCTGGGGGCTCGGTCGTCTGGCGCTCGAATCGGGCGTGCCGGTCGTGCCCACGGCGATCGTCGGCACCGAGCGCGCCCGCGACTGGCGGCGCCTCCGTTTCCCCCAGGTGACGATCGCGTTCGGCGAGCCGCTGGCCTTCGAGCGCGTCGAACGCCCGCGGCGCGACCAGTCGCAGCGCGCGTCGGAGATCGTCTTCGACCGGGTGCGCGCGCTCCACAGCGAGCTGCGCGCCGAGCACGCCGTCCGCTCTTAG
- the glpK gene encoding glycerol kinase GlpK, translated as MILAIDQGTTGSTAIVFDDEARPRGRGYREIRQHYPRPGWVEHDPEELLASALAAARDALREAGIEGAQLRAIGITNQRETVVAWDARSGRPLARAIVWQDRRTAARCEELRSEGHEPLVRERTGLLLDPYFSATKIEWLLRNAEAVRAAGRAARFGTVDAWLCQRLCGRAATDPSNASRTLLFDIARLRYDDQLCALFGVDPAMLPEVLPSAGVFGETDVFGGRVPLAGIAGDQQAALFGQGCLEPGAVKNTYGTGSFVLENVGSEPPRAPHGLVATVAWLIGERPSYALEASIFVTGAAVQWLRDGLGVIADAAETEALALSLKDNEGVYFVPALTGLGSPHWDPHARGTIVGLTRGSGRAHLARAALEAIAYQSADAIETMRAQAGIAPTVLRADGGAVANSFLMQFQADVLGIPVAVPEVSETTALGAALLAGVGVGIWTAEEAAARWRERRRFEPRIGDAERERLIAGWRRALAATRAATAGGGRERQAP; from the coding sequence ATGATTCTCGCGATCGATCAGGGAACGACTGGGTCGACGGCGATCGTCTTCGATGACGAGGCGCGCCCGCGCGGCCGCGGCTACCGCGAGATCCGCCAGCACTATCCGCGGCCGGGCTGGGTGGAACACGACCCCGAGGAGCTTTTGGCGAGCGCGCTCGCCGCTGCGCGCGACGCCTTGCGCGAAGCCGGTATAGAAGGCGCGCAGCTGCGCGCGATCGGCATCACCAACCAGCGCGAAACGGTCGTCGCGTGGGACGCGCGCAGCGGGCGCCCGCTAGCGCGCGCAATCGTCTGGCAGGACCGGCGCACCGCCGCTCGCTGTGAGGAGCTGCGCAGCGAGGGGCACGAGCCGCTCGTGCGCGAGCGCACCGGGCTGTTGCTCGATCCCTACTTCTCGGCGACGAAGATCGAGTGGCTTTTGCGTAACGCCGAGGCGGTGCGGGCGGCCGGGCGTGCCGCCCGCTTCGGCACCGTCGACGCCTGGTTGTGCCAGCGCCTGTGCGGGCGCGCAGCAACCGACCCGAGCAACGCCAGCCGCACTCTGCTCTTCGACATCGCCCGCCTGCGCTACGACGACCAGCTCTGTGCGCTGTTCGGTGTCGACCCGGCGATGCTGCCCGAGGTGCTGCCGAGCGCCGGCGTTTTCGGCGAGACCGATGTCTTCGGTGGGCGCGTCCCGCTCGCCGGGATCGCTGGCGACCAGCAAGCGGCGCTGTTCGGCCAGGGCTGCCTCGAGCCGGGCGCCGTTAAAAACACTTACGGCACAGGCAGCTTCGTGCTCGAGAACGTCGGCTCGGAGCCGCCTCGCGCGCCCCACGGCCTGGTCGCGACCGTCGCATGGCTGATCGGCGAGCGGCCGAGCTACGCGCTTGAGGCGTCGATCTTTGTGACCGGCGCGGCGGTGCAGTGGTTGCGCGACGGGCTCGGCGTAATCGCCGACGCCGCCGAGACAGAGGCGCTTGCGCTTTCCCTGAAGGACAACGAGGGCGTGTACTTTGTGCCGGCGCTGACCGGGCTCGGTTCGCCCCACTGGGACCCGCACGCGCGCGGCACGATCGTCGGGCTCACCCGCGGCAGCGGGCGCGCGCACCTGGCGCGCGCCGCGCTCGAAGCGATCGCCTACCAGAGCGCCGACGCGATCGAGACGATGCGTGCGCAAGCCGGCATCGCGCCGACAGTGCTGCGAGCCGACGGCGGCGCGGTCGCCAACTCGTTCTTGATGCAGTTCCAGGCCGACGTGCTGGGAATCCCCGTCGCCGTGCCGGAAGTGAGCGAGACGACCGCGCTCGGAGCGGCGTTGCTCGCCGGTGTCGGCGTGGGCATCTGGACGGCCGAGGAGGCGGCGGCGCGGTGGCGCGAGCGTCGTCGCTTCGAGCCGCGGATCGGCGACGCCGAGCGCGAGCGCCTGATCGCCGGCTGGCGGCGCGCCCTGGCCGCGACCCGTGCGGCGACGGCCGGCGGCGGGAGAGAAAGGCAGGCACCGTGA
- a CDS encoding biotin/lipoyl-binding carrier protein, whose amino-acid sequence MPEVPAHITGTVWKIECEVGQQVEEGDTLVVLESMKMEMPVEAEEAGTVKEILCEEGQAVSEGDPLVIIE is encoded by the coding sequence ATGCCCGAGGTTCCTGCTCACATCACCGGCACGGTCTGGAAGATCGAGTGCGAGGTGGGCCAACAGGTCGAGGAAGGCGACACCCTCGTCGTGCTCGAGTCGATGAAGATGGAGATGCCCGTCGAAGCCGAAGAGGCCGGGACGGTCAAGGAGATTCTCTGCGAAGAGGGCCAGGCCGTCTCCGAGGGCGACCCGCTGGTGATCATCGAGTGA
- a CDS encoding TetR/AcrR family transcriptional regulator produces the protein MSDEGSAVGARRGLTQRHSGALSRRGGDDAGPREGEAKLLQAAEALLREGTSLAELSVARITERAGLTRTAFYFYFRDKRELLERLTEQVAAALYEQAEQWWSGEGTREELAEALDAILRLHREHAALLRAVVEASTYDEPTARFWRGLVERFVAGTERRLVADGVDPVQARALSVALVWGVERACYQQIVGSTGVSDADLVAALVEIWDGVMAPRRRQRAGDGATVTR, from the coding sequence GTGTCTGACGAGGGATCAGCGGTCGGAGCGCGGCGCGGGCTCACCCAGCGCCATAGCGGCGCGCTGTCGCGGCGAGGAGGCGACGATGCCGGTCCCCGAGAGGGCGAGGCGAAGCTGCTGCAAGCCGCCGAAGCGCTATTGCGCGAGGGGACTTCGCTCGCCGAGCTGAGCGTCGCCCGAATCACCGAGCGCGCCGGTCTCACGCGCACCGCCTTCTACTTCTACTTCCGCGACAAGCGCGAGCTTCTGGAACGGCTCACCGAGCAGGTCGCGGCGGCCCTCTACGAGCAAGCCGAGCAGTGGTGGAGCGGAGAGGGCACGCGCGAGGAGCTGGCCGAGGCACTCGACGCGATTTTGCGCCTGCACCGCGAGCACGCCGCACTGCTGCGCGCCGTGGTCGAGGCGTCGACCTACGACGAGCCGACGGCACGCTTCTGGCGCGGTCTCGTCGAGCGCTTCGTCGCCGGCACCGAGCGCCGGCTGGTGGCCGACGGCGTCGACCCGGTCCAGGCGCGCGCCTTGTCGGTCGCGCTCGTGTGGGGTGTCGAGCGCGCCTGCTACCAGCAGATCGTCGGCTCGACGGGCGTCAGCGACGCCGACCTCGTCGCCGCTCTGGTCGAAATCTGGGACGGCGTGATGGCGCCGCGCCGCCGACAGCGAGCCGGCGACGGGGCCACCGTCACTCGATGA